In a genomic window of Bradyrhizobium ontarionense:
- a CDS encoding aldolase: MADTAIREAICRFGRSLFERGLTPGSSGNISVRLDDGGWLVTPTNASLGFLDPDSLSRLDAAGQLISGDAPTKEVPLHTALYQTRDAARAVVHLHSTHSVAISMLPEIDPLMALPPLTPYYLMRCGQTALVPYHRPGDPAVADAIKGLAGKYASVLLANHGPVVSGDTLEAAVFAMEELEETAKLYLLLRGLNPRHLSPQQVDDLVKVFGLSLPDHSDHH; this comes from the coding sequence ATGGCGGACACTGCGATTCGCGAGGCCATCTGCCGGTTCGGCCGCTCCCTGTTCGAGCGCGGGCTGACGCCGGGCTCCTCCGGCAACATCAGCGTGCGGCTCGATGATGGCGGCTGGCTGGTGACGCCGACCAATGCCTCGCTCGGCTTCCTCGATCCTGACAGCTTGTCACGGCTCGACGCAGCGGGACAGCTGATCTCCGGCGACGCGCCGACCAAGGAGGTGCCGCTGCACACGGCGCTGTACCAGACCCGCGATGCCGCGCGTGCCGTGGTGCATCTGCATTCGACCCACTCGGTTGCGATCTCGATGCTGCCGGAGATCGATCCGCTGATGGCGCTGCCGCCGCTGACGCCTTATTATTTGATGCGCTGCGGCCAGACCGCGCTGGTGCCTTATCATCGCCCGGGCGATCCGGCCGTGGCCGACGCCATCAAGGGCCTGGCCGGGAAATACGCCTCGGTGCTGCTCGCCAATCACGGCCCCGTCGTGTCCGGCGATACGTTGGAGGCGGCCGTGTTCGCGATGGAGGAGCTCGAGGAGACCGCAAAACTCTATCTGCTGCTGCGCGGGCTCAACCCGCGCCATCTGTCGCCGCAGCAGGTAGACGATTTGGTCAAAGTGTTCGGCCTCAGCCTGCCCGATCACAGCGATCATCACTGA
- the ltnD gene encoding L-threonate dehydrogenase yields MSHALATRPSRDTQAVVRANRTSPGNASGICRMPSPSQLKVAVIGLGSMGFGMATSLKRAGFEVTGCDVSADAVARFIADGGKGANSPAEAAQGVDIVVSVVVNAAQTEAILFGPGGVAETMPKEAVFISSATMDPDVARRLAKQLEATGRHYLDAPISGGAQRAAQGELTILASGSAAAFAKARPALDAMAAKLYELGDAAGQGAAFKMINQLLAGVHIAAASEAIAFAAKQGLDIRKVYEVITASAGNSWMFENRMPHVLDGDYTPRSAVEIFVKDLGIIQDMARSHRFPVPVSAAALQMFLMTSAAGMGRDDDASVARMYAQVTGTTLPGSSK; encoded by the coding sequence TTGTCTCACGCTTTGGCAACGCGGCCAAGCCGTGATACCCAGGCTGTAGTCCGGGCCAACCGGACGTCGCCAGGAAACGCTTCAGGGATTTGCCGCATGCCGTCGCCATCGCAATTGAAAGTCGCCGTGATCGGGCTCGGCTCGATGGGATTTGGCATGGCGACGTCGCTGAAGCGCGCGGGCTTCGAGGTGACCGGATGCGACGTGTCGGCGGACGCGGTGGCGCGTTTCATCGCCGATGGCGGCAAGGGTGCGAACAGCCCCGCCGAAGCGGCTCAAGGCGTCGATATCGTCGTCAGCGTGGTCGTCAATGCGGCGCAGACGGAAGCCATTCTGTTTGGCCCCGGCGGCGTCGCCGAAACCATGCCGAAGGAGGCCGTCTTCATCTCCTCGGCAACCATGGACCCGGACGTCGCGCGGCGCCTTGCCAAGCAGCTCGAGGCGACCGGCCGGCATTATCTCGACGCGCCGATCTCCGGCGGTGCGCAGCGCGCCGCGCAGGGCGAACTGACCATCCTGGCCTCGGGCAGCGCGGCCGCCTTCGCCAAGGCGCGTCCGGCGCTCGATGCGATGGCCGCCAAGCTTTACGAACTCGGCGATGCCGCGGGCCAGGGCGCCGCGTTCAAGATGATCAACCAGCTGCTCGCCGGCGTGCATATCGCAGCCGCCAGCGAGGCTATCGCCTTCGCCGCCAAGCAGGGCCTCGACATCCGCAAGGTCTACGAGGTCATCACCGCCTCGGCCGGCAATTCCTGGATGTTCGAGAACCGCATGCCGCACGTGCTCGACGGCGACTACACGCCGCGCAGCGCGGTCGAGATCTTCGTCAAGGATCTCGGCATCATCCAGGACATGGCGCGTAGTCACCGCTTCCCGGTGCCGGTCTCCGCCGCAGCGCTGCAGATGTTCCTGATGACCTCGGCCGCCGGCATGGGACGCGACGACGACGCCTCGGTGGCGCGGATGTATGCGCAGGTCACCGGCACGACGCTGCCGGGCTCATCCAAATAA
- a CDS encoding ABC transporter substrate-binding protein — protein sequence MTDRSKTTSISRRSLLKGAAGVAGLAGSGTLLSAPYVHAADPKVLRYLGTAVNEGDEISKKCLADTGIKIEYITATTDDVTKRVITQPNSFDVLDTEYFSLKKLVPSGNIFALDAKKIKEFDNITPVFTKGELPSGKKIGGQGTAPWKVLYLEGANSKTFSATPTDFITLIPTVYNADTLGIRPDLIKRPINSWAELLNPEFKGKAAILNIPSIGIMDAALVVEATGQYKYADKGNMTKAEIDLTMKVLTEAKKAGQFRAFWKDFNESVNLMASGETVIQSMWSPAVTKVRSMGIACTFQPLKEGYRSWASGFCVSKAVAGGPKLDWAYEFVNWYLSGWAGAYLNRQGYYSAVLSTAKANMTEDEWGYWMDGKPAKADIKGPDGTLMEKAGAVRDGGSYEDRMGGVVCWNAVMDENDYMVRKWNEFIAA from the coding sequence ATGACCGATCGATCGAAGACAACATCCATCAGCCGCCGCTCTCTGCTCAAGGGCGCAGCCGGCGTCGCCGGTCTCGCCGGCTCGGGCACGCTGCTCAGCGCGCCCTACGTCCACGCCGCCGACCCCAAGGTGCTGCGCTATCTCGGCACCGCCGTGAACGAGGGCGACGAGATCTCGAAGAAGTGCCTCGCCGACACCGGCATCAAGATCGAGTACATCACGGCGACGACCGACGACGTGACCAAGCGCGTCATCACCCAGCCGAACTCCTTCGACGTGCTCGACACCGAATACTTCTCGCTCAAGAAGCTGGTGCCGTCCGGCAACATCTTCGCGCTCGACGCCAAGAAGATCAAAGAGTTCGACAACATCACACCGGTCTTCACCAAGGGTGAGCTGCCGAGCGGCAAGAAGATCGGCGGCCAGGGCACCGCACCGTGGAAGGTGCTCTATCTCGAGGGCGCGAATTCCAAGACGTTCTCGGCGACGCCGACCGATTTCATCACGCTGATTCCGACGGTCTACAATGCCGACACGCTGGGCATCCGGCCCGACCTGATCAAGCGGCCGATCAATTCCTGGGCCGAGCTGCTCAACCCCGAATTCAAGGGCAAGGCCGCGATCCTCAACATTCCCTCGATCGGCATCATGGACGCCGCCCTCGTCGTCGAGGCCACCGGCCAGTACAAATATGCCGACAAGGGCAACATGACCAAGGCCGAGATCGACCTGACCATGAAGGTGCTGACCGAAGCCAAGAAGGCCGGCCAGTTCCGCGCGTTCTGGAAGGACTTCAACGAGTCCGTCAACCTGATGGCCTCCGGCGAGACCGTGATCCAGTCGATGTGGTCGCCGGCGGTCACCAAGGTGCGCTCGATGGGCATCGCCTGCACCTTCCAGCCGCTCAAGGAAGGCTACCGCTCCTGGGCCTCGGGCTTCTGCGTCTCCAAGGCAGTGGCCGGCGGCCCGAAGCTCGACTGGGCCTATGAGTTCGTCAACTGGTACCTGTCCGGCTGGGCCGGCGCCTATCTCAACCGCCAGGGCTACTACTCGGCCGTGCTCTCGACCGCCAAGGCCAACATGACCGAGGACGAGTGGGGCTACTGGATGGATGGCAAGCCGGCCAAGGCCGACATCAAGGGGCCGGACGGCACGCTGATGGAGAAGGCCGGCGCGGTGCGCGACGGCGGCTCCTACGAGGACCGCATGGGCGGCGTCGTCTGCTGGAACGCCGTGATGGACGAGAACGACTACATGGTCCGCAAGTGGAACGAGTTCATCGCCGCCTGA
- a CDS encoding ABC transporter ATP-binding protein, with protein sequence MAAGASLELVKVTKMYGHVTAVDAIDLRIPAGSYCCLLGPSGCGKTSTLRMIAGHESATSGDIIVGARNVTELPPAGRGTAMMFQSYALFPHLSVIDNVAFALKMKGVSKTERHARARELLELVDMQGYAGRLPAQLSGGQQQRVALARALITSPQILLLDEPLSALDPFLRLRMRAELKRLQRELGLTFVHVTHGQDEAMALSDLVVLMNGGRIEQQGSPRDIFNHPRTEFAARFIGGHNVIPVGGETFAVRVDRIQLKAAGASIDGPAVPGTISKIEYQGTYVLVAVATDGGPEISAQLGDDQFDGDTHSIGERVVVTWNPALADALTTRPAAAATPAAELVA encoded by the coding sequence ATGGCGGCGGGCGCGAGCTTGGAACTGGTGAAGGTGACGAAGATGTATGGTCACGTCACCGCCGTCGATGCGATCGATCTGCGGATTCCCGCCGGCTCCTATTGCTGCCTGCTCGGACCGTCCGGCTGCGGCAAGACCTCCACCCTGCGCATGATTGCCGGCCACGAATCGGCGACGTCGGGCGACATCATCGTCGGCGCCAGGAACGTCACCGAGTTGCCGCCCGCGGGGCGCGGCACCGCGATGATGTTCCAGTCCTATGCGCTGTTTCCGCATCTGTCCGTCATCGACAACGTCGCCTTTGCGCTGAAGATGAAGGGCGTGTCCAAGACCGAGCGCCATGCACGCGCGCGCGAGCTGCTCGAGCTCGTGGACATGCAGGGCTACGCCGGCCGGCTGCCGGCGCAGCTCTCCGGCGGCCAGCAGCAGCGCGTCGCGCTTGCCCGCGCGCTGATCACCTCGCCGCAGATCCTGCTGCTCGACGAGCCGCTGTCCGCGCTCGATCCGTTCCTTCGCTTACGCATGCGCGCCGAGCTCAAGCGGCTGCAGCGCGAGCTCGGCCTCACCTTCGTCCATGTCACCCACGGCCAGGACGAGGCCATGGCGCTGTCCGATCTCGTGGTACTGATGAATGGCGGCCGCATCGAGCAGCAGGGCAGCCCGCGCGACATCTTCAACCACCCGCGCACCGAATTCGCCGCCCGCTTCATCGGCGGCCACAACGTGATCCCAGTCGGCGGCGAGACGTTTGCCGTGCGGGTCGACCGCATCCAGTTGAAGGCAGCGGGTGCGTCGATCGATGGTCCGGCCGTGCCCGGCACCATCAGCAAGATCGAATACCAGGGCACGTATGTGCTGGTCGCGGTCGCGACCGACGGCGGCCCTGAAATATCGGCGCAGCTCGGCGACGACCAGTTCGACGGGGACACCCACAGCATCGGCGAGCGCGTCGTCGTGACCTGGAATCCGGCGCTTGCCGATGCGCTGACGACCCGCCCCGCCGCCGCAGCCACGCCGGCTGCGGAGCTGGTCGCCTGA
- a CDS encoding ABC transporter permease, with protein MAPPQRGLRKMAVRSIAWLQAGPMTLVFALFFLLPLVLVVIVSVWDYNEYEMIPAFSFRGYTDTFEGCVAGLPELCTILKTYLKTLKLCLLTWGLTLLIGFWVAYFLAFHVRSKTWQIVLSLLCTIPFWTSNVIRMIAWIPLLGRNGLVNQGLIGAGFVNQPVEWLLFSEFSVVLALVHLFTFFMVVPIFNSMIRIDKRLIEAAYDAGASGWQTLVNIIIPLAKPGIVIGSIFVITIVMGDFVTIGVMGGQQIASAGKIIESRLSALQFPAAAANAVILLGITVLIISALTRIVDVRKEL; from the coding sequence TTGGCGCCGCCGCAACGCGGCTTGCGCAAAATGGCTGTACGCTCGATCGCCTGGCTGCAGGCCGGCCCGATGACGCTGGTGTTCGCGCTGTTCTTCCTGCTGCCGCTTGTCCTCGTCGTCATCGTGAGCGTGTGGGACTACAACGAATATGAGATGATCCCGGCGTTCAGCTTCCGCGGCTATACCGACACGTTCGAGGGCTGTGTCGCTGGCCTGCCCGAGCTGTGCACGATCCTGAAGACCTATCTCAAGACGCTGAAGCTGTGCCTGCTGACCTGGGGCCTGACGCTGCTCATCGGCTTCTGGGTCGCCTACTTCCTCGCCTTTCACGTCCGCAGCAAGACCTGGCAGATCGTGCTGTCGCTGTTGTGCACGATCCCGTTCTGGACCTCCAACGTGATCCGAATGATCGCCTGGATCCCGCTGCTGGGGCGCAATGGACTCGTCAATCAGGGGCTGATCGGCGCCGGATTCGTCAACCAGCCGGTCGAATGGCTGCTGTTCTCCGAATTCTCGGTGGTGCTGGCGCTGGTCCACCTCTTCACTTTCTTCATGGTGGTGCCGATCTTCAATTCGATGATCCGCATCGACAAGCGGCTGATCGAGGCGGCCTACGATGCCGGCGCATCCGGCTGGCAGACACTCGTCAACATCATCATTCCGCTGGCCAAGCCCGGCATCGTGATCGGCTCGATCTTCGTGATCACGATCGTGATGGGCGATTTCGTCACTATCGGCGTCATGGGCGGCCAGCAGATCGCCTCCGCCGGCAAGATCATCGAGTCGCGCCTGTCCGCGCTGCAATTCCCCGCAGCCGCAGCGAACGCCGTGATCCTGCTCGGTATCACCGTCCTGATCATCTCCGCGCTGACGCGGATCGTCGACGTCCGCAAGGAGCTGTGA